The Sesamum indicum cultivar Zhongzhi No. 13 linkage group LG6, S_indicum_v1.0, whole genome shotgun sequence genomic interval AATGGAACACAAATCCCCGGGACTGAATTAACTTTCAGGTTGAATTGGGCATCTTCTGGGATTGGAGAAAGGCGTGCTGATGGAGGCCCTGAGCACTCTATTTTTGTCGGGGATTTAGCACCTGATGTTACAGACTACCTGTTGCAGGAGACTTTCAGAGCTAGTTATCCATCAGTTAGAGGGGCCAAGGTGGTGACAGATCCTAACACTGGGCGTTCTAAGGGATATGGATTTGTTAAGTTTGCTGATGAGATGGAAAGGAACAGAGCAATGGTTGAGATGAATGGTGTCTATTGCTCAACTAGGCCCATGAGGATTAGTGCAGCAACACCTAAGAAAACAGCTACTGGTGTACAACAGCAGTATGGTGCCGCTAAAGGTGAAAATCCTTTCTATTGATTCTGCAAGATGTCGTTTCCTACTGTGATTGGTTACAGTTTCCTCATGTGCTGGTAGCTGATAGCAGGTCATGAATTTTTAAAGTAGATCGGTTAGTGAGTTCTTTAATGTTCTTTTTTCACATAGAGATGAGAATAGCAAGCATGATACAGGAAATTTTGTCCCCTTTTAGTATTATTTGACATTAACTCATAATGGGGGCTGCCTCACTGATGGATTACCTGTAGAGTATCTTTAAGAAACAATTTTTCAGTTGCTTTCAGATTTGCTACTGACAAATGCCTCTTATACTTTATCTAATTTGGGGCAACCTCAATGCTCTCTAGATTTTCTCTTCATGAGAACTCTAGTCATACTAGCATAAGAGCATATTCACCTCTCAATTCCTTTTTAGTGACAGAATTTAAGTGTTCCTTCTTTGGTTCTTCAGTGCTTGGTCTTCTGTACTCTTAGTCGGAACTtcttttattccttttctGGCAGCAATATATCCACCTCCAGTTTACACAACACCAGTGCAGACACTTCCTGTTGATAACGATATAAATAACACTACTGTAAGTCAACATCTTAATGTTCTTGTTTGTAGCTCCATATGTGTTTTTGTCTTATATAACTTACTGAATTGCAGGTTTTTATTGGTAATCTGGATCCCAATGTAACAGAAGAAGAACTGAGGCAAATATTCCTGCAATTTGGGGATATTGTGTATGTCAAAATCCCAGCAGCCAAGGGCTGTGGATTTGTGCAATTTGCCGCAAGGTAAATTTTTGCTCAGAAAACTGTCATCTGCTACCAGGTTTTGAGCAATAAGAGAAGAGCTACCTCTCTTGAACTGCAAGTTTCTGTGTCTCTAGAGAAACAACCATCTATTTCCTTTTTGCCTTTGGTTGTCGCAGGTGTTATTAATGTCTCTAATGTAATTAAAACTGGTTCTTGACGTCCTAATTATACGTGAGTTTGACAGTGCACGACCTTGTTTAGTTTGGGTAGTGTCTTACGCGTTCCTTTGCTCATATATATGGGAAGTTATTTCATCCCTGCTTGATAATTGCGTAGGACATCTGCAGAAGAATCAATCCAAAGGATGCAGGGTGCTGTGATTGGCCAACAGGTTGTCCGACTTTCTTGGGGAAGGAGTCTAACAGCGAAACAGGTTAACTCTAGCTGAAACCATCATGTTCAAGTGATGCTAAATGTTTAAGTAATAGCCCAATAGTCCAGTTATGacataaaggaaaaaaatctaAACAAGCAGCACTTGACCAACTATTGTTTTATGATGTAGGATGCTACTGGCGTCTGGGGTCAATCGGCAGATCCAAGTCAATTGAGTGCTTATTATGCTTATGGACAAGG includes:
- the LOC105163573 gene encoding polyadenylate-binding protein RBP47B', which produces MSSQTVPYHQPATLEEVRTLWIGDLPYWADENYLRGWFSHTGEVLSIKVIRNKITGQPEGYGFVEFTSHQVAESILQSYNGTQIPGTELTFRLNWASSGIGERRADGGPEHSIFVGDLAPDVTDYLLQETFRASYPSVRGAKVVTDPNTGRSKGYGFVKFADEMERNRAMVEMNGVYCSTRPMRISAATPKKTATGVQQQYGAAKAIYPPPVYTTPVQTLPVDNDINNTTVFIGNLDPNVTEEELRQIFLQFGDIVYVKIPAAKGCGFVQFAARTSAEESIQRMQGAVIGQQVVRLSWGRSLTAKQDATGVWGQSADPSQLSAYYAYGQGYDAYAYGASQDPSAYTYGAYAGYVQYPHQTEGAQDMAALSGIAPPMEHREEAYDPLATPDVDKLNAAYLAVHGSAILGRPLWQTTSSLPQQT